One segment of Brassica napus cultivar Da-Ae chromosome C3, Da-Ae, whole genome shotgun sequence DNA contains the following:
- the LOC106389581 gene encoding splicing factor U2af small subunit A: MAEHLASIYGTEKDRVNCPFYNKMGACRHGDRCSRIHNRPAISPTLLLANMYQRPDMITPGVDAQGQPLDPRKIQEHFEDFFEDLFEELGKFGEIESLNICDNLADHMIGNVYVQFKEEDQAAAALRALQGRSYLGRPIIGEFSPVTDFREATCRQYEEENCSRGGYCNFMHVKLVSREMRRKLFGRRSHRRGSRSRSISPRGRREFGRRGGDRDPPRREFNHRDRDGEFYRHGSGKRSERGGRDRDGSRRRERSPGGGREGSEERRARIEQWNREREEKEEGGA; the protein is encoded by the coding sequence ATGGCCGAGCATTTAGCTTCAATCTACGGCACCGAGAAGGACAGAGTGAACTGCCCTTTCTACAACAAGATGGGCGCGTGCCGTCACGGTGACCGCTGCTCTCGAATCCACAACCGCCCCGCCATCTCCCCTACCCTCCTCCTCGCCAACATGTACCAGAGACCCGACATGATCACCCCCGGAGTCGACGCTCAGGGCCAGCCTCTCGACCCGCGCAAGATCCAAGAGCATTTCGAGGATTTCTTCGAGGATCTATTCGAGGAGCTCGGGAAGTTTGGAGAGATTGAGAGTCTCAACATTTGTGACAATCTCGCTGACCACATGATTGGTAACGTGTATGTTCAGTTTAAGGAGGAGGACCAGGCTGCTGCTGCGTTGCGGGCTTTGCAAGGTAGGTCTTACTTGGGCCGGCCCATTATCGGGGAGTTCTCTcctgtgacggattttagggaGGCGACGTGTAGGCAGTATGAGGAGGAGAACTGCAGCCGTGGTGGGTATTGTAACTTTATGCACGTGAAGCTTGTTTCGAGGGAGATGAGGAGGAAGCTCTTTGGGAGGAGGTCTCACCGAAGAGGAAGCAGGAGTAGGAGTATAAGTCCCAGGGGGAGGAGAGAGTTTGGCCGGCGTGGTGGTGATCGTGATCCTCCTCGCAGGGAGTTTAATCACCGGGACAGGGATGGGGAGTTTTACCGGCATGGAAGTGGGAAGAGGTCGGAGAGAGGAGGCAGGGACAGGGACGGTtcaaggaggagagagagaagccCTGGTGGTGGGAGAGAAGGAAGCGAGGAGAGGAGGGCGAGGATTGAGCAGTGGAACAGAGAACGTGAGGAGAAGGAAGAGGGAGGAGCATAA
- the LOC106389582 gene encoding cyclin-T1-3 isoform X2 gives MVMCHRFYMRQSHAKNNWQTIATSSLFLACKAEDEPCQLSSVVVASYEIIYEWDPSASIRIHQTEYYHEFKEFILAGERLLLDTSAFQLLDVELPYKPLAAALNSVNAWPDLATASWNFVHDWLRTTLCLQYKPHVIATATVHLASTFQNGKVGSRRDWWLDFGVTTKLLKEVIQEMCMLIEADRRRTMPPPPPPRREVAWAIPAPLKPPVHMSRGYPFHSYPLQSYRQPGIW, from the exons ATGGTGATGTGTCACCGGTTTTACATGCGCCAATCTCATGCAAAAAATAACTGGCAG ACGATAGCAACTTCTAGTCTCTTCCTCGCTTGCAAAGCTGAAGATGAGCCGTGTCAACTCTCCAGCGTTGTTGTTGCGTCTTATGAAATCATTTATGAGTGGGATCCTTCTGCCTCAATTAGAATCCATCAAACT GAATATTACCATgaatttaaagaatttatttTGGCCGGGGAGAGGCTTCTGCTGGACACAAGTGCTTTCCAGCTTCTAGACGTCGAGCTTCCGTACAAACCTCTGGCTGCAGCTTTGAATAGCGTGAACGCTTGGCCTGACCTTGCAACAGCTTCATGGAATTTTGTGCACGATTG GCTTCGAACGACACTGTGCTTGCAGTACAAACCTCATGTTATTGCAACTGCCACTGTGCACCTAGCTTCCACGTTTCAGAATGGTAAAGTAGGCAGCAGGAGAGATTGGTGGTTAGATTTTGGAGTGACAACCAAGCTGTTAAAAG AGGTGATCCAGGAGATGTGCATGCTGATAGAAGCGGACAGAAGGAGGACTATGCCTCCGCCTCCGCCTCCAAGAAGAGAGGTAGCTTGGGCAATACCTGCACCCTTAAAGCCTCCGGTCCATATGTCTAGAGGCTATCCGTTTCACAGCTACCCTTTGCAGTCCTATAGACAGCCTGGAATTTGGTGA